The DNA region CGCCCACCCGGCCAAGGACACCATGGAGTACGGCGTCGGGGAGATCGACAAGTACGGCCACGAGCGCTTCACCGGCATCGGCACCACGCTGGCCCGCGAACTGGAGGCCCGGCTGGGCAAGGAGGCCCGCCCGGTCATCCTCGGCCACGTCCAGCGCGGCGGCGTCCCCACCGCCTACGACCGGGTGCTGGCCACCCGCTTCGGCTGGCACGCCGTCGAGGCCGCCCACGGGGGCGCCTTCGGCCACATGACCGCCCTGCACGGCACCCGGATCGACCTGGTGCCGCTGGCCGACGCGGTCACCCACCTCAAGACGGTCCCCGAGGACCGCATGCACGAGGCCGAGTCGGTCTTCTGACCTTCCGTCAGCGGGCGCCCCGGGGCCGGGAGACCTCCGCCGGCCCGGGCGGCCCGGCGCGCCTCACACCAGGGGGCGCAGCCACACCGTGGCCAGCGGCGGCAGCGTCAGCGCGATGCTGTGCGGGCGGCCGTGCCAGGGCGCCGGGTCGCTCTTGACCGGCCCCTCGTTCAGCACGCCGCTGCCGCCGTAACGGGCGTCGTCGGTGTTGAGGACCTCGGTCCAGACCGTGTCCGGCGAGCCGAGGCGGTAGTCGCGGCGCACCACGGGGGAGAAGTTGCTGACGCACAGCAGCGGGCGGCCCTGCGCGTCGTGGCGGATGAAGGAGAAGGTGTTGTCGTCCGCCGCCCCGCCGTCGACCCACTCGAAGCCGGCCGGCTCGGTGTCGCGCTCCCACAGCGCCGGGGTCGCGCGGTAGACCGCGTTCAGGTCGCGCACCAGGTCCCGCACGCCGCGGTGGTCGCCGGCCGCCGAGTACGTCTCGTCCAGCAGCCACCAGTCCGGCCCGCTGTCGTGCGACCACTCCGCGCCCTGCGCGAACTCCTGGCCCATGAACAGCAGTTGCTTGCCCGGGTGGGCCCACATGAAGCCCAGGTAGGCGCGGTGCGTGGCGCGCTGCTGCCACCAGTCGCCGGGCATCTTGGACACCAGCGCGCCCTTGCCGTGCACCACCTCGTCGTGCGAGATCGGCAGCACGTAGTTCTCGCTGTACGCGTACACCATCGAGAACGTCATCTCGTTGTGGTGGTACTTGCGGTGCACCGGCTCGTGGCCGACGTACTCCAGCGAGTCGTGCATCCAGCCCATGTTCCACTTCAGCCCGAAGCCCAGACCCCCGAAGCCGGTGTGGCCGACCTCGTGGGTCGCGCGCGTCACGCCGTCCCAGGCCGTCGACTCCTCGGCGATCGTCACCACGCCGGGGCAGCGCCGGTAGACGGTGGCGTTCATCTCCTGGAGGAACGCCACGGCGTCCAGATTCTCCCGGCCGCCGTACGCGTTGGGCAGCCACTCGCCGCCCTCGCGCGAGTAGTCCAGGTAGAGCATCGACGCGACCGCGTCCACCCGCAGGCCGTCGATGTGGAACTCCTCGCACCAGTACACCGCGTTGGCGACCAGGAAGTTGCGCACCTCGGTGCGGCCGAAGTCGAACTCCAGCGTGCCCCAGTCCGGGTGCTCGGCCCGGCGCGGGTCGGCCGGCTCGTACAGCGGCTCGCCGTCGAAGCGGGCCAGCGCCCAGTCGTCCTTGGGGAAGTGCGCCGGCACCCAGTCCATGATCACGCCGATGCCGGCCCGGTGCAGCGCGTCCACCAGGTGGCGGAAGTCGTCGGGCGAGCCGAGCCGCGAGGTCGGCGCGTAGTAGGAGGTCACCTGGTAGCCCCACGAGCCGCCGAACGGGTGCTCGGCGACCGGCATCAGCTCCACGTGCGTGAAGCTCAGCTGCTGCACGTACGCCGGCAGCTGCTCGGCCAGCTCGCGGTAGCCCAGGCCCGGCCGCCACGACGGCAGGTGCACCTCGTACACCGAGAACGGCGCGCGGTGCGCGGGGACGTCCGCGCGGTGCGCCATCCACTCCGCGTCCTGCCACTCGTAGGCGGACTCGGTGACGATCGAGGCGGTGTTCGGCGGGACCTCGGTGGCGCGGGCCATCGGGTCGGCGCGCATCGAGCGGGAGCCGTCCGGCCGGGTGATCTCGAACTTGTACGCGGTGCCCGCCCCGACGCCCGGCACGAACAGCTCCCACACCCCGGAGGCGCCCAGTGAGCGCATCGGGAACGCGGTGCCGTCCCAGAACGTGAAGTCCGCGGCCAGCCGCACCCCGCGCGCGTTCGGCGCCCACACCGCGAAGCGGGTGCCGGTCACGCCGGCGTGCGTCATCGGCCGCGCGCCCAGCGCCTTCCACAGCTTTTCGTGCCGGCCCTCGTGGATCAGGTGCAGGTCCAGTTCGCCGAGCGCGGGCAGGAAGCGGTACGGGTCGTCGACCACGTGCTCACCGTCGTCGTAGGACACCACCAGCCGGTATGCCTGCGGCACCGCGTCCAGCGGCAGCACCGCGGAGAACAGCCCGTCGCCCTCCGCCTCCAGCGGCGTGCGCACGCCGTCGATCAGCACGGCGACGCCGCGCGCGTAGGGCCGCAGCGCGCGGAAGCGCACGCCGCGGGTCCCGCCGGCGCCGTCGGGGACCGGGTGCGCGCCGAGCAGCGCGTGCGGGTCGTGGTGCGCGCCGTGCAGCAGCCGGCGGCGGTCGTCCTCGTCCAGTGAGGACGGCGCGGGGACGGTGACGGCGGCGGGCACGGCGGCGGGCACGGCGGCGCGGGCCGCGGGCTCGGTCGCGGGGGCGGGGACGCGCGCGGCGGCGGGGGAGGACGACGGGGCCGACGTGGCGGTGGACCCGGGCGCGGACGTGGGCGCGGAGCCCGGCGTGGGCGTGGAGCCGGATGTGGGCCCCGGCGCGGAGCCGGGCGCGGGCGTGGCGGCGGCGGTGCGCGGGGCGCGGGGGGCCGTGCCGGAGGCCCCCGGATGCGGAGTCGTCCCGTCGTAGCCGCGCGCGGCCGCCTCCGGAGTGACACCGGTGGCGTCCGCCGCGGGCGCCGCGGCGGTCGGACGGTCCTGCGGGGTGTCGGCGTTGCGGGGGCTCACGGCAGGGACTCCTCGGCGATCGGGACCTTCGGGCGGGGCGGGACGGGTCGGCGGTACGAGCGGGCGCGTGCCGTACCCGCAGTATCGGGGCGCGCGCCCGGCCCGCAGGACGGGCGCGTGCAGGAGGGGGGCGGCGAGCGGCGTAGGGCCGCGGGCGCGGCCGGAGGCATGCGGACGCCCCCCGGGGGCGTACGGCTCAGGGGGCCGCCGCGGCGAGGCGGGAGAGCGCGGACAGCGGGATGGGCAGCCACGCCGGGCGGTGCCGGGCCTCGTAACGGGCCTCGTACACCGCCTTGTCGGTCTCGAAGGCCCGTATCAGCACCGCCTGCTCACGCGGGTCGACGCCGCTGACCTCGGCGTAGCCGGTGCAGAAGGCGTCGCGGTGGCGGGCGGCCCAGGGGACGTTGCCGCTGTGGTGGGCGGCGTAGTCGAAGGACCGCAGCATGCCCGCGACGTCCTGCACCGGCGGCGCGGGGCGGCGGCGTTCGGCCAGCGGGCGGGCCGGCTCGCCCTCGAAGTCGATCAGCACCCACGCGCCGTCGGGGCCGCGCAGCGCCTGCCCGAGGTGGAGGTCGCCGTGCACGCGCTGGGCGGACACCGGGCCGCCCGCGCCCGCCGTGGCCAGCGCGGCCAGGTCCTCGAACGCCGAGCGCAGCGCTCCCGCGTACGGACGCACCGCCGCGACCTCGGCGGCTGTCTCCTCCAGCCGCCGCACCATGCCGGAGGCCAAACGTTCCAGCGCGGCGCCGTCGAGCGGCCGGGCGGGCAGCGCCGCCGCCAGCGCGGCGTGCACCTCGGCGGTGGCCCGGCCCAGCCCGGCGGCCTCGGCGCGGAAGTCGCCGTCCTCGGCCACCGACGCGAGCGCCAGCGTCCAGCCGTCCGCGGACCCCGGCAGGAAGCGCTGCAGCACACCGAGCGTCGCCGCCTCACCGGCCCCGGCCCCGGCGTCCGCCCCGGAAGACGGGGACGCGCCCGCGCCGGACCCCGCGCCGGACCCCGCGCCGGACCCCGCGCCGGACCCCGCGCCGGACCCCGCGCCGGACTTGGACCCGGCGCCCGCGTCGCCGGCTGCGGCCCCGGCGCCCGACCCCGCGCCCGCGTCCGCCTCGTCCGTCCCCGCCGGCCGCAGGCCCTCCGCCTCGAACCAGGCGACCGGCTCCGCGACCCGGCGCGAGCCCGCCCGCGCCAGCGCGAGCGACAGCTCCAGGTCCGGGTTGACGCCGGGGGACACCCGGCGGAACAGCTTGAGGATGAACGCGTCGCCGTACACCACCGAGGTGTTGGACTGCTCCGCGGTGACCACCCGGGGCGTCAGTCCCGGCGGGAAGTGCGCGCCCGGCTCGGTGGTGAAGCGCAGCCGCCCGGCGCGGCCGGGCGCCCGCAGGCGTTCCAGCAGCAGCGCGGCCAGCCGCGGGTCGTGCGGCGCGTCGTAGAGCGTCAGCCCGTCGTAGGGCCCGCCGACCGCCTGGCCGAGCGAGGCCCGCACCAGGGCGGGCGGCAGCAGCGGGTGCGCGCCGAGCAGCAGTTGGTAGCAGTCCGCTGGACGCCCCGGCTGCTCCACGTCCACCAGCACGTGCAGCAGGCCCATCGGGCCCAGCGGCCCGCCCGGCGGCACCAGCTCGGTCGCCGCGGCCAGCCGGAACCGGCCGATCGGCAGCCCCTTGCCGGCGAACCAGCGCTGGCGCGGCAACCAGCCGCGCAGCAGCGGGTCGAGCGAGCGCAGCAGCGGACCGGGCGACAGCGGCTGCGGCTGCGGCTGCGGCTGCGGCTCGGGTGCGCGGGGCGCGGCGGTGCGGGCGGCCTCGGCGCGGGCCGCGGCGTGGGACGCCTCGGCGCGGGCCGTGGCCGGATGGGCGGTGGAGGGATGGGCGGTGGAGGGATGGGCCGTGGTGGAGGACGACGGAACACGGGTCCGGGAGCTGTCCGACATGACGTCCTTTCCCCGGGGGAGTCGCGCACCCGGCCCTACACGAGGCGGGGAGCGCCAGCCTCCCGGATGACGGGTACGGGCTGTCCGGCGACACGGGGAGCCTGCCCCGGGCGGGTGACAGGAAACCGCCGTACGGGCTGCTGCGGAGGCTTTGTCGATCCTGCCAAAGGAGCGTCAGGCCCGCACGTCGGCGGGAGGCGTGGGGCCGCCGCGGTCGGCCGTGCCCGAGGGGGCCGGAAACGCCGTTCCGGCCCCCCGCCGTCAGGAGGGATCGCGCCTGAGCCGGAACCAGTAGAAGCCGTGCCCCGCCAGGGTGAGCAGGTACGGCAGCTGGCCGATCGCCGGGAACCGCACCCCGCCGATCAGCTCCACCGGATGGCGGCCCTGGTACTGCCGCAGGTCCAGCTCGGTGGGCTGGGCGAACCGGGAGAAGTTGTTCACGCACAGCACCAGGTCGTCGCCGTCCTCGCGCAGGAACGCGAGCACCGCGGGGTTGCTGGACGGCAGCTCGGTGAACGAGCCGGTGCCGAACGCCGGGTTCTGCTTGCGGATCTCGATCATCCGGCGCGTCCAGTGCAGCAGCGAGCTGGGCGAACTCATCTGCGCCTCGACGTTGGTGACCTGGTACCCGTACACCGGGTCCATGATCGTCGGCAGGTAGAGCCGGCCGGGGTCGGAGGAGGAGAAGCCCGCGTTGCGGTCCGGCGTCCACTGCATCGGGGTGCGCACGCCGTCCCGGTCGCCGAGCCAGATGTTGTCGCCCATCCCGATCTCGTCGCCGTAGTAGAGGATCGGCGAGCCGGGCAGCGATAGCAGCAGCGCGGTGAACAGCTCGATCTGGTTGCGGTCGTTGTCCAGCAGCGGGGCCAGCCGGCGGCGGATGCCGATGTTCGCGCGCATCCGCGGGTCCTTGGCGTACTCCGCGTACATGTAGTCGCGTTCCTCGTCGGTGACCATTTCGAGGGTCAGCTCGTCGTGGTTGCGCAGGAAGATGCCCCACTGGCAGCCGGCCGGGATCGCCGGGGTCTTGGCCAGCACTTCGGAGACCGGGTAGCGGGACTCGCGGCGCACCGCCATGAAGATCCGCGGCATCACCGGGAAGTGGAACGCCATGTGGCACTCGTCGCCGCCGGCGGCGTAGTCGCCGAAGTAGTCGACCACGTCCTCCGGCCACTGGTTGGCCTCGGCGAGCAGCACGGTGTCCGGGTAGGACGCGTCGATCTCGGCCCGCACGCGCTTGAGGAAGTCGTGGGTGCGCGGCAGGTTCTCGCAGTTGGTGCCCTCCTCCTGGTAGAGGTACGGCACCGCGTCCAGCCGGAACCCGTCGATGCCCAGGTCCAGCCAGAACCGCAGCGCGGCCAGGATCTCCTCCTGCACCGCCGGGTTCTCGTAGTTGAGGTCCGGCTGGTGGGAGAAGAACCGGTGCCAGTAGTACTGCTTGCGCACCGGGTCGAACGTCCAGTTCGACGTCTCGGTGTCGACGAAGATGATCCGGGCGTCCGGGAACTGCTTGTCGTCGTCGGCCCAGGTGTAGTAGTCGCCGTACGGCCCGGTCGGGTCGCTGCGGGACTGCTGGAACCACGGGTGCTGGTCGCTGGTGTGGTTCATGACGAAGTCGATGATCACGCGCATGCCGCGCTGGTGCGCGGCGTCCACGAACTCCACGAAGTCGGCGAGGTCGCCGAACTCCGGGAGGACCGCGGTGTAGTCGGCCACGTCGTAGCCGCCGTCGCGCAGCGGCGAGGCGAAGAACGGCGGCAGCCACAGGCAGTCGACGCCCAGCCATTGCAGGTAGTCGAGTTTGGCGGTGATTCCCTTCAGGTCGCCTACGCCGTCGCCGTTGCTGTCCTGGAAGGAGCGGACGAGGACTTCGTAGAACACCGCCCGTTTGAACCAGTCGGGGTCACGGTCCTTGGCGGGCGTGTCCTCGAAGGTGTCGGGGACGGGTTCGTTGACGATCAACTGAGTGACCCTCCGATCGATGGAGACGGTCGCAGCGACAGGACGTGCGCGGGCGCGCGGCCCGGCTCGAGGCGCACATAGTTGTCCCTGCCCCAGTGGTAGGTCTCGCCGGTGAGCTCGTCGCGCACCGGGAACGACTCGTGCCAGGAGAGGCCGAGTTCCGGCATGTCCAACGACAGCGTCGCCTCCTGGGTGTGGAACGGGTCCAGGTTGGCGACCACCAGGACGACGTCGTCACCGCGCCGTTTGGAGTAGGCGAGGATCGCGTCGTTGTCCACCGGGTGGAAGGCGATGTCCCGAAGCTGGCGGAGCGCCGGGTGCCGGCGGCGCAGCCGGTTGAGCGTGGTGATCAGCGGGGCCAGCGAGCGCCCCGCCGCCTCGGCCGCGGCCCAGTCGCGCGGCCGCAGCTCGTACTTCTCCGAGTTGAGGTACTCCTCGCTGCCCGGGTGCGCGGGGGTGGCCTCGCACAGCTCGAAGCCGGCGTAGACCCCCCAGCTCGGCGAGAGGGTCGCGGCCAGCACGGCCCGCACCTCGAACGCGGGCCGGCCGCCGTGCTGCAGGTAGGCGTGCAGGATGTCGGGGGTGTTGACGAAGAAGTTCGGCCGCATCCAGGCCGCCTTCTCGCCGCTGAGCTCCCGCATGTAGTCGGTCAGCTCGTCCTTGCCGGTGCGCCAGGTGAAGTAGGTGTACGACTGCTGGAAGCCGATCTGGCCCAGCGTGCTCATCATCGCCGGACGGGTGAACGCCTCGGCCAGGAAGACCACGTCGGGGTCGGTGCGGTTGATCTCGGCGATGACCTTCTCCCAGAACACCACCGGCTTGGTGTGCGGGTTGTCCACCCGGAAGATCCGCACGCCGTGCGCCATCCAGTGCCGCAGCAGCCGCAGCGTCTCCCGGACGATCCCGGAGAAGTCCTGGTCGAAGGCGATGGGGTAGATGTCCTGGTACTTCTTCGGCGGGTTCTCCGCGTACGCCACCGTGCCGTCCGGGCGGCGGGCGAACCACTGCGGGTGCTCCTCGACCCACGGGTGGTCCGGCGAGCACTGGAGCGCGAAGTCCAGCGCCACCTCGATCCGCAGCTCCTTGGCCCGGGCCACGAAGTGGTCGAAGTCCTCCAGGGTGCCCAGGTCCGGGTGGACCGCGTCGTGGCCGCCCGCCGGGGAGCCGATCGCCCACGGCGAGCCGACGTCGTCGGGACCGGCCGTCAGGGTGTTGTTGCGGCCCTTGCGGAACGATGAGCCGATCGGGTGAATCGGCGGCAGGTAGACCACGTCGAAGCCCATCGCGGCGATCGCCGGCAGCCGCTTCGCCGCGGTGCGGAAGGTGCCCGAGCGCAGCGTGCCGTCGGCCTCGCGCACCGCGCCCTCCGAGCGCGGGAACATCTCGTACCAGGAGCCGAACAGCGCCCGCTCCCGCTCCACCTGCAGCGGCATCGGCCGCACCGCGCTGACCAGCTCCCGCAGCGGATGCCGGTCGAGCACCGCGACCACCTCGGGGTCCAGCGCGGCGGCGTGCCGGGCGGCGGCCGTCCGCTTGGTGTCGCGCAGCGCGTCCACCACGGCCAGCACGGTCTGTCGGCCGTCCTTCTTCGGCACCCCGGCCGCCGCCCGCTCGTGCAGCAGCGCGCCCTCGGCGAGCACCAGTTCGGTGTCGATGCCGGCCGGGATCTTCACGCCCGCCACGTGCCGCCAGGTGGCCACCGGGTCCGACCACGCCTCCACGGTGTACGTCCAGCGGCCCTCGGAGGTCGGCGTGACCCGCGCGCCCCACCGGTCGGTGCCCGGCGCCAGCTCCCGCATCGGCGTCCACGGCCCGCTGCGGCCCGACGGGTCGCGCAGCACCACGTTCGCCGCCACCGCGTCGTGCCCCTCGCGGAAGACGGTCGCGGTCACTTCGAAGGACTCGCCGACGACCGCCTTGGCCGGCCGGCGGCCGCAGTCCACCACGGGACGGACGTCGACGACGGGGATACGACCGATCATTTCCTCACCTGGCAGCTCAGTAGGGCTCTGGATGACGCGGACGGCGCCGGACGGCGGTTCCCTGTGCTCTTTTCTAACCCCTGTGGACGGGACCGGCCCGTCCGCGCGGCGACCGCGCACCGCGTTCACCCGGGTGGGCTTGCCGCCCCGGGGGCGCCCCGGGGCTGTCGTCCCGGGGCGCCCCCGAGCTGTCGTGCGGCCATGGCGGGAGCCTGCCCCGCCTTCGCCGGGGGAACGCACGACCTGACGGCGTTTCGGGAGCGCACCGCCGGGCCGCCGTGATGCGCCCCCGCCCGCCATGCCGCCCCGCGCGCTCCCACGAGCCCGCCGTTCGAGCGTTTGAAAAGCGGGATTGCGGACAAGGCCCGCGGGCGTCCCGCCGTCCGGGCTACGGTCGAGGGGTGAAGGCAATCCGTCGATTCACCGTGCGCACCGTCCTGCCGGAACCTCTGCGCCCGCTGGGGGAACTGGCCCAGAACCTACGCTGGTCGTGGCACCAGGAGACGAGGGAGCTGTTCCGGGGGGTGGACCCGGAGGGGTGGGCGGCCACCCAGGGCGACCCCGTCCGGCTGCTCGGCTCGGTCTCCAAGGAGCGGCTCACCGCGCTGGCCGGCGACCGCCGCTTCCTGCGCCGGCTGTCCACCGCCGCCGAGGACCTCGCCGACTACCTCTCCAACCCCCGCTGGTACCAGGACCAGAGCGACCTGCCGGCCGCCGTCGCCTACTTCTCGCCCGAGTTCGGCGTCACCTCCGCGCTGCCGCAGTACAGCGGCGGCCTGGGCATCCTGGCCGGCGACCACCTCAAGGCCGCGAGCGACCTCGGCGTCCCGCTGATCGGCGTCGGCCTGCTGTACCGGCACGGCTACTTCCGCCAGAGCCTGTCCCGCGAGGGCTGGCAGCAGGAGCAGTACCCGGTCCTCGACCCGAACTCGCTGCCGATGGCGCCGCTGTGCGACGCCGAGGGCGAGCCGGTGCGGATCTCGCTCACCCTCACCGGCGGCCGGCTGCTGGCCGCCCGGATCTGGAAGGCCCAGGTCGGCCGGGTGCCGCTGCTGCTGCTCGACTCCGACGTGGAGGCCAACCAGCCGGCCGAGCGCGACGTCACCGACCGGCTCTACGGCGGCGGCAGCGAGCACCGGCTGCTGCAGGAGATACTGCTGGGCATCGGCGGCGTGCGCGCGGTGCGCGCGTACTGCCGCATCACCGGCCACCCCGAGCCCGAGGTGTTCCACACCAACGAGGGCCACGCCGGCTTCCTGGGCCTGGAACGCATAAGGGAGCTGTCGCTGGAGGGGCTGGACTTCGACGCCGCCCTGGAAGCGGTCCGGGCCGGGACCGTCTTCACCACCCACACCCCGGTGCCGGCCGGCATCGACCGGTTCGACCGCGACCTGGTCGCCCGGCACCTCGGCGAGGGCGGCGCGCTGCCCGGCGTCGACGTCGGGCGGGTGCTGGAGCTGGGCCGGGAGACCTACCCCGGCGGCGACCCGCACCTGTTCAACATGGCCGTGATGGGCCTGCGGCTGGCCCAGCGGGCCAACGGCGTGTCCACCCTGCACGGCGCGGTCAGCCGGGAGATGTTCGCCGGACTGTGGCCGGGCTTCGACCCCGACGACGTGCCGATCACCTCCATCACCAACGGCGTGCACGCCCCCACCTGGGTGGCCCCCGAGGTGCAGCAGCTCGTCGCCCGGCACGTCGGCGCGCAGCACACCGAGGACGCGCTGACGGTGGGCGGCGCCGAGCGCTGGCGGGACGTGTCCAAGATCCCCGACGGCGCGCTGTGGGAGCTGCGCCGCACCCTGCGCGAGCAGCTGGTGGAGGACGTGCGGCGGCGGCTGCGGGACTCCTGGCGGCAGCGCGGCGCCGGCGAGGCGGAGCTGGGCTGGACCGACAGCGTCCTGGACCCGGACGTGCTGACCGTCGGCTTCGCCCGCCGGGTGCCCTCGTACAAGCGGCTGACGCTGATGCTGCGCGATCCCGACCGGCTCAGGGAGCTGCTGCTGCACCCCGAGCGGCCGATCCAGATCGTGGTGGCCGGCAAGGCCCACCCGGCCGACGACAGCGGCAAGCGGCTGGTCCAGGAGCTGGTCAGGTTCACCGACGACCCGCGGGTGCGGCACCGCATCGTCTTCCTGCCCGACTACGACATGCGGATGGCCCGGCTGCTCTACCCCGGCTGCGACGTCTGGCTGAACAACCCGCTGCGCCCGCTGGAGGCGTGCGGCACCTCGGGGATGAAGGCCGCGCTCAACGGCTGCCTCAACCTGTCGGTGCTGGACGGCTGGTGGGACGAGTGGTTCGACGGCGACAACGGCTGGGCGATCCCCACCGCCGAGGGCGTGGCCGACGAGGACCGGCGGGACGCGGTGGAGGCCGCGGCGCTGTACGACCTGCTGGAGGACCAGGTCGCGCCGTGCTTCTACGACCAGGGCGGGCGCGGGCTGCCGCAGCGCTGGATCGAGATGGTCCGGCACACCCTGGCCACGCTCGGCCCCAAGGTGCTGGCCGGCCGGATGGTCCGCGACTACGTCACCGGCCTGTACGCGCCGGCCGCCCGCTCGCACCGCGCGGTGCGCGGCGCCGCGGCGGCCGAGCTGGCCGAGTGGAAGGGGCGGGTGCGCTGGGAGTGGCCCCAGGTCTCGGTGGACCACGTCGAGACCTCCTCGGTGGAGGAGAACGGGGCCGCCGAGCTGGGCGCCACGCTCACCCTGCGCGCGCAGGTCGCGCTCTCCGGCCTGGACCCGCTGGACGTGGACGTGCAGCTGCTGTCCGGCCGGGTCGACGCCTCGGACCGGCTGGTCGACCCCGCGGTGGTGTCGCTGAAGCCCACCGGGCGGACCGACACCGCGGGCCGCCACCACTACGAGGGCCCGCTCACCCTGGACCGCACCGGCGCCTTCGGCTACACCGTCCGGGTGCTGCCCGCGCACCCGCTGCTGGCCACCCCGGCCGAGCTGGGCCTGGTCGCGGTGCCGGCCGAGGCCGGCGGCCTGACCGCGGGCGTCCTGCGCTGACAGCGGCGCGCGGCGGGAGTCCTGCTCCCGCCGCGCCCGTGCGGTCCGGTCTCAGCCGTCCGGCCTCAGCGGTCGGGTCGCGGCTGTCCGGTCAGCGGTCCGGTCCGGTCCGGACTCCGGTCTCAGTGGACGGTGCGGATGTTCTCGGCCTGCGGGCCCTTCTGGCCCTGGGTGACGTCGAACACCACCTTCTGGCCTTCCAGCAGTTCCCGGTAGCCCTGGGCGTCGATGTTCGAGTAGTGGGCGAAGACGTCGGAGCCGCCGCCGTCCTGCTCGATGAAGCCGAAGCCCTTTTCCGAGTTGAACCACTTCACGGTTCCGGTTGCCATATTTCTTCTCCTACGGGGTGGGGCAGAGTTTCCAGCTCCGCACTGTACGGACCGGAATAGCCGGACATGTTCACCCACACCGGAGAAATCAGGCAAAAAACACGACAGGCGTCGCCCCGGCGGGGGCGGCGCCTGTCGCGGTGTGCCGTACGGCTGGGCCGTTCAGGTGAACGTGTCAGCCGGTGCGCGGCCGGGGACCGGCCGGCTCAGCTGACGTTGAGGGCGGTGTCGTCGACGAGGAAGGAGGTGGCGAGGCTGGAGTCCTCGGTGCCGGTGAACTTCAGCGTGACGGTCTGGCCGGCGTACGAGGAGAGGTTGATGCTCTTCTGCACGTAGCCGCTGGAGCTGTTGAGGTTGGAGTAGGTGGCCAGGGTGGTGGAGCCGGCCGCGACGGTGAGCTTGTCGTAGGCCGTGCTCGTGCTGGTCTCCTTGGTCGTCACGTAGAGGTAGAAGGTGAAGGTGGCGCTGGTGCAGCTGGCCGGGATGGTCACGGACTGCGACAGCGTGTCGGTGTGGGTGCTGCCGTAGCCGTCCAGCCAGGCCTTGTAGGAGCCGGAGTGGGCCGGGGCGCCGGTGCTGTTGTCGATCACGCCGGAGCTGGCGGACCAGCCGGTGCTGCCGGACTCGAAGCCCGGGTTGGTCAGCACCTGGGCCGCGGTGCAGG from Actinacidiphila sp. DG2A-62 includes:
- the glgP gene encoding alpha-glucan family phosphorylase yields the protein MKAIRRFTVRTVLPEPLRPLGELAQNLRWSWHQETRELFRGVDPEGWAATQGDPVRLLGSVSKERLTALAGDRRFLRRLSTAAEDLADYLSNPRWYQDQSDLPAAVAYFSPEFGVTSALPQYSGGLGILAGDHLKAASDLGVPLIGVGLLYRHGYFRQSLSREGWQQEQYPVLDPNSLPMAPLCDAEGEPVRISLTLTGGRLLAARIWKAQVGRVPLLLLDSDVEANQPAERDVTDRLYGGGSEHRLLQEILLGIGGVRAVRAYCRITGHPEPEVFHTNEGHAGFLGLERIRELSLEGLDFDAALEAVRAGTVFTTHTPVPAGIDRFDRDLVARHLGEGGALPGVDVGRVLELGRETYPGGDPHLFNMAVMGLRLAQRANGVSTLHGAVSREMFAGLWPGFDPDDVPITSITNGVHAPTWVAPEVQQLVARHVGAQHTEDALTVGGAERWRDVSKIPDGALWELRRTLREQLVEDVRRRLRDSWRQRGAGEAELGWTDSVLDPDVLTVGFARRVPSYKRLTLMLRDPDRLRELLLHPERPIQIVVAGKAHPADDSGKRLVQELVRFTDDPRVRHRIVFLPDYDMRMARLLYPGCDVWLNNPLRPLEACGTSGMKAALNGCLNLSVLDGWWDEWFDGDNGWAIPTAEGVADEDRRDAVEAAALYDLLEDQVAPCFYDQGGRGLPQRWIEMVRHTLATLGPKVLAGRMVRDYVTGLYAPAARSHRAVRGAAAAELAEWKGRVRWEWPQVSVDHVETSSVEENGAAELGATLTLRAQVALSGLDPLDVDVQLLSGRVDASDRLVDPAVVSLKPTGRTDTAGRHHYEGPLTLDRTGAFGYTVRVLPAHPLLATPAELGLVAVPAEAGGLTAGVLR
- a CDS encoding cold-shock protein — encoded protein: MATGTVKWFNSEKGFGFIEQDGGGSDVFAHYSNIDAQGYRELLEGQKVVFDVTQGQKGPQAENIRTVH